In Malus sylvestris chromosome 16, drMalSylv7.2, whole genome shotgun sequence, the following are encoded in one genomic region:
- the LOC126607672 gene encoding putative clathrin assembly protein At2g01600 has product MGTLQTWRKAYGALKDSTKVGLAHVNSDYADLDVAIVKATNHVECPPKERHLRKILIATSSIRPRADVAYCIHALSRRLSKTHNWTVALKTLIVIHRTLREGDPTFREELLSFSQRGRILQLSNFKDDSSPIAWDCSAWVRTYALFLEERLECFKVLRYDIEAERLPRPAQGQEKGYSRTRELDSEELLEQLPALQQLLYRLIGCRPEGTASINYVIQYALALVLKESFKIYCSINDGIINLVDKFFEMPRHEAVTALDVYKRAGQQAAGLSDFYDVCKGLELARNFQFPVLREPPQSFLVTMEEYIREAPRAVTVPNETLLLTYRPEEPSEDTKLSGDESEPPALDIVPVSNVETEAPLSPPPPPPPPQSSMATGDLLGLDYSAADVSAIEDRNALALAIITSEADAAPTFNSSAAQTNGFDPTGWELALVTTPSTDISAPNERQLAGGLDSLTLNSLYDEGAYRASQQPVYGSPAPNPFEVQDPFAFSNNVAPHPGVQMAAMSQQQSNPFGHFQPTYQQPQPNVMMGATNPFGDTTGFGAFPANSAPHPQTSNPFGSTGLL; this is encoded by the exons ATGGGGACGCTTCAGACGTGGAGGAAAGCCTACGGCGCTCTCAAAGACTCCACCAAAGTCGGCCTTGCCCACGTCAACAGCGATTACGCG GATTTGGATGTTGCGATAGTGAAAGCCACCAACCACGTCGAGTGCCCGCCCAAAGAGAGACACCTCAGAA AGATTCTGATTGCCACATCGTCAATTCGGCCTCGGGCGGATGTTGCTTATTGCATTCATGCTCTTTCGAGAAGATTAAGCAAGACCCATAATTGGACG GTAGCTTTGAAAACATTGATAGTTATCCATAGGACCTTGAGGGAAGGCGATCCTACTTTTAGAGAAGAACTTCTAAGTTTCTCTCAGAGAGGACGAATTCTCCAGCTTTCTAATTTCAAAGACGATTCCAGCCCCATTG CTTGGGATTGCTCTGCATGGGTGCGTACTTATGCATTGTTTTTGGAGGAACGACTCGAATGCTTTAAGGTtctgaggtatgacattgaagcTGAACGTCTTCCAAGGCCTGCCCAGGGGCAGGAGAAG GGATATAGTAGAACCCGAGAGCTGGATAGTGAAGAGCTGTTGGAGCAGTTGCCTGCCTTACAGCAGCTTCTGTATCGTCTTATTGGTTGCCGG CCAGAAGGAACAGCTTCCATCAATTATGTTATACAGTATGCTCTGGCCCTG GTATTGAAAGAGAGCTTTAAAATTTATTGTTCCATTAATGATGGGATCATAAATCTTGTCGATAAG TTTTTTGAGATGCCAAGACATGAAGCTGTTACAGCCCTCGATGTTTATAAACGAGCTGGTCAGCAG GCTGCAGGTCTCTCAGATTTTTATGACGTTTGCAAAGGATTGGAACTTGCTAGGAACTTCCAGTTTCCAGTCTTGAGAGAG CCTCCGCAATCCTTCCTCGTAACAATGGAAGAGTATATAAGAGAGGCACCGCGGGCTGTGACTGTTCCAAATGAAACATTG CTTTTGACATACAGACCAGAAGAACCTTCGGAAGACACAAAATTGTCTGGTGATGAATCCGAGCCACCAGCTTTAGACATTGTGCCTGTGTCTAATGTTGAGACAGAAGCCCCTCTGTCgccaccacctccacctccacctcctcaAAGTAGCATGGCCACTGGAGATTTACTG GGATTGGATTATAGTGCAGCTGATGTATCCGCGATTGAGGACAGAAATGCTTTAGCTCTAGCTATAATTACATCTGAAGCTG ATGCAGCTCCAACATTCAATTCTAGTGCAGCCCAAACAAATGGTTTTGATCCTACTGGATGGGAACTTGCCTTGGTCACCACTCCAAGTACCGACATTTCAGCACCGAATGAGAGACAATTG GCTGGTGGGTTAGACTCACTTACTCTGAACAGCTTGTACGATGAAGGAGCATATAGGGCATCTCAGCAACCTGTTTATGGATCTCCAGCTCCAAATCCGTTTGAGGTCCAAGACCCATTTGCTTTTTCAAACAATGTTGCTCCCCATCCCGGAGTTCAAATGGCGGCAATGTCTCAACAGCAGTCCAACCCCTTTGGTCATTTCCAACCAACCTACCAGCAGCCACAGCCAAATGTGATGATGGGCGCAACAAATCCTTTTGGTGATACTACTGGGTTTGGGGCATTTCCTGCAAACTCTGCTCCTCACCCGCAAACTAGCAATCCATTTGGAAGCACTGGCCTTCTGTGA
- the LOC126607668 gene encoding uncharacterized protein LOC126607668 isoform X1, which produces MLASAAQPPLTVKQPHLLQSSLSISNTLIHMEVIAAKPTRPRNRRPTLFFPSTRFQCLNLKSRSSRQFLTRVSDSDGGGAADATPQQFKPSTDTKEIKSTSLGDGYVGLFIRMLGLDNDSLDREQAIVALWKYSLGGKKYVEAIMQFPGCINLIVNLLRSESSSACEAAAGLLRSISLVNLYRDVVAQSGAIEEITGLLNRPSLDPEVKEQAICTLWNLSVDEKFRAKIANGDVLPLLVKSVDDEDVKVKEAAGGVLANLSLSHFSHSIMVEAGVIPKLAKLLRTDVEGSKVIRKEARNALLELCKDEYYRILVVEEGLVPVPIIGSAAYKSFRPGLYSWPSLPDGMEIEQTYKTPSRFGASELLLGLHVDEKNANIEEAKMNAIVGRTQQQFLARIGAIELEDDKKQSELTTGKQLTLLPWTDGVARLVLILGLEDESAIARAAEAIADASINEHIRIAFREAGAVNLLVQLLDSKNNAIVLAAVRALERLSVSNVVCQLIEAEGVRDPLVNLLKQPQMSDILMEKALDILARISDPNKEMKSKFYDGPRNGSKKGSDAARGPNGSTGITGDIANMSMTKTNTSKNVLDSGVIARLVETLKTPTPSLQTKATSILEFYAVIDPSMDTIISADIESGLDVVFQQKILEADTESEVYNQQPEKYALEVEEAGHAISAASRLFTKLLDSKKFCQKIDSAHFTKLLSDILKSNIPLHNKDWVAACLVKLGSLSGPRLDFEDPINMEVTLHETIPRLMEQLNTSFFLEEKEAAVLELNRIISEGVVDSTQAIASQGGIFPLVELIEQGSERAVEACLAILYNLSMDSENHSAIIAAGAVPVLKRIVLAQRPQWNRALHLLRTLPT; this is translated from the exons ATGTTGGCCTCGGCAGCCCAACCGCCGTTAACGGTGAAGCAGCCTCATCTCCTCCAATCCTCACTCTCCATCTCAAACACCCTTATCCACATGGAAGTCATTGCAGCTAAACCCACCAGACCCAGAAACAGAAGGCCGACACTCTTCTTCCCTTCAACCCGTTTCCAATGCCTCAACCTCAAATCACGATCTTCCCGCCAATTCCTCACAAGGGTCAGTGATAGCGACGGCGGCGGTGCGGCGGATGCCACCCCACAACAGTTTAAACCATCCACT GACACTAAAGAGATAAAGAGTACTTCTCTGGGTGATGGGTATGTCGGCTTGTTTATTCGGATGCTCGGGCTGGATAATGATTCCCTTGATAGAGAGCAGGCAATAGTGGCACTCTGGAAATACTCACTTGGAGGAAAGAAGTATGTCGAAGCCATTATGCAGTTTCCTGGCTGCATAAACCTCATTGTAAACTTGCTGAGGTCAGAGTCTAGTTCTGCGTGTGAAGCTGCTGCCGGCCTTTTAAGGTCGATATCCCTTGTTAATTTGTATAGAGATGTGGTAGCACAGAGTGGAGCAATTGAAGAGATAACCGGGTTGCTAAATCGACCGTCTTTGGATCCTGAG GTGAAGGAACAAGCTATATGTACTTTGTGGAACTTGTCTGTGGATGAGAAGTTCAGAGCGAAAATTGCAAACGGTGATGTCTTGCCGTTACTTGTTAAGTCCGTGGATGATGAGGACGTAAAGGTGAAGGAAGCAGCCGGAGGGGTGTTGGCAAATTTATCATTAAGTCACTTTAGTCACAGCATTATGGTTGAAGCAGGTGTTATACCAAAATTG GCAAAGCTCTTAAGAACTGACGTTGAAGGATCAAAAGTAATTAGAAAGGAGGCAAGAAATGCTTTGTTAGAACTATGTAAGGATGAGTACTATAGAATTCTTGTTGTGGAGGAAGGTCTGGTTCCCGTCCCCATCATTGGTTCAGCTGCTTATAAGTCCTTCAGGCCGGGTTTGTATTCATGGCCTAGTTTACCAGATGGTATGGAGATTGAACAGACTTATAAAACTCCCTCCAGGTTTGGTGCTTCTGAATTACTCCTTGGGTTACATGTTGATGAAAAAAACGCAAATATAGAGGAAGCCAAGATGAATGCGATTGTTGGACGGACACAGCAACAGTTTCTTGCTCGTATTGGGGCCATTGAACTGGAAGATGATAAAAAACAGTCTGAATTAACCACCGGTAAACAACTCACACTTTTGCCGTGGACAGATGGTGTGGCTAGATTGGTTTTGATTCTTGGACTTGAAGACGAGTCTGCAATAGCAAGGGCTGCAGAGGCAATTGCTGATGCATCTATCAATGAACATATACGGATAGCATTCAGAGAAGCTGGGGCAGTTAACCTTTTAGTACAGCTTCTAGACAGTAAGAATAATGCCATCGTACTGGCGGCAGTTCGAGCACTAGAGAGGTTGTCTGTCAG TAATGTTGTATGCCAGTTAATTGAAGCTGAAGGTGTTAGGGATCCTTTGGTTAATCTTTTAAAGCAGCCACAGATGTCTGACATCTTGATGGAAAAG GCGTTGGATATTCTTGCCCGGATCTCAGATCCTAATAAAGAAATGAAGTCAAAG TTTTATGATGGACCACGAAATGGATCAAAAAAGGGATCGGATGCAGCTAGGGGTCCTAATGGTTCCACGGGAATAACTGGAGATATAGCTAATATGTCCATGACAAAAACTAATACCAG CAAAAATGTGCTTGACTCTGGGGTTATTGCTCGCCTTGTTGAGACATTAAAGACCCCAACCCCGAGTTTGCAAACAAAAGCTACTTCTATCCTTGAGTTCTACGCAGTTATTGACCCAAGCATGGACACCATCATTTCAGCGGATATTGAATCTGGTTTAGATGTTGTTTTCCAGCAAAAGATTCTTGAAG CAGACACGGAATCAGAAGTATATAATCAACAGCCAGAAAAATACGCCCTTGAAGTTGAAGAAGCTGGTCATGCTATATCAGCAGCATCCCGGTTATTTACAAAACTGCTCGACTCTAAGAAGTTCTGCCAAAAAATAGATTCCGCGCATTTCACCAAATTGCTCAGTGATATCCTGAAGTCTAATATCCCCCTTCACAACAAAGATTGGGTTGCTGCTTGTTTGGTGAAACTTGGTTCTCTTTCTGGTCCCAGACTAGATTTCGAGGACCCAATCAACATGGAAGTAACTCTCCACGAGACCATTCCGAGACTCATGGAGCAGTTAAATACCTCATTCTTTCTAGAAGAAAAGGAAGCTGCAGTTCTGGAACTCAACAGAATAATCTCTGAAGGGGTGGTTGATTCCACTCAAGCCATTGCTTCCCAAGGAGGTATATTTCCTTTGGTCGAACTGATTGAACAAGGGAGTGAGAGGGCCGTTGAAGCATGCTTGGCGATACTTTATAATCTCAGCATGGACAGTGAGAACCATTCGGCAATTATAGCTGCTGGAGCAGTTCCCGTTTTGAAGAGAATTGTCCTAGCACAAAGACCACAGTGGAATCGGGCACTTCATTTGCTGAGGACTCTACCTACATAA
- the LOC126607668 gene encoding uncharacterized protein LOC126607668 isoform X2, translated as MLASAAQPPLTVKQPHLLQSSLSISNTLIHMEVIAAKPTRPRNRRPTLFFPSTRFQCLNLKSRSSRQFLTRVSDSDGGGAADATPQQFKPSTDTKEIKSTSLGDGYVGLFIRMLGLDNDSLDREQAIVALWKYSLGGKKYVEAIMQFPGCINLIVNLLRSESSSACEAAAGLLRSISLVNLYRDVVAQSGAIEEITGLLNRPSLDPEVKEQAICTLWNLSVDEKFRAKIANGDVLPLLVKSVDDEDVKVKEAAGGVLANLSLSHFSHSIMVEAGVIPKLAKLLRTDVEGSKVIRKEARNALLELCKDEYYRILVVEEGLVPVPIIGSAAYKSFRPGLYSWPSLPDGMEIEQTYKTPSRFGASELLLGLHVDEKNANIEEAKMNAIVGRTQQQFLARIGAIELEDDKKQSELTTGKQLTLLPWTDGVARLVLILGLEDESAIARAAEAIADASINEHIRIAFREAGAVNLLVQLLDSKNNAIVLAAVRALERLSVSNVVCQLIEAEGVRDPLVNLLKQPQMSDILMEKALDILARISDPNKEMKSKFYDGPRNGSKKGSDAARGPNGSTGITGDIANMSMTKTNTSKNVLDSGVIARLVETLKTPTPSLQTKATSILEFYAVIDPSMDTIISADIESGLDVVFQQKILEDTESEVYNQQPEKYALEVEEAGHAISAASRLFTKLLDSKKFCQKIDSAHFTKLLSDILKSNIPLHNKDWVAACLVKLGSLSGPRLDFEDPINMEVTLHETIPRLMEQLNTSFFLEEKEAAVLELNRIISEGVVDSTQAIASQGGIFPLVELIEQGSERAVEACLAILYNLSMDSENHSAIIAAGAVPVLKRIVLAQRPQWNRALHLLRTLPT; from the exons ATGTTGGCCTCGGCAGCCCAACCGCCGTTAACGGTGAAGCAGCCTCATCTCCTCCAATCCTCACTCTCCATCTCAAACACCCTTATCCACATGGAAGTCATTGCAGCTAAACCCACCAGACCCAGAAACAGAAGGCCGACACTCTTCTTCCCTTCAACCCGTTTCCAATGCCTCAACCTCAAATCACGATCTTCCCGCCAATTCCTCACAAGGGTCAGTGATAGCGACGGCGGCGGTGCGGCGGATGCCACCCCACAACAGTTTAAACCATCCACT GACACTAAAGAGATAAAGAGTACTTCTCTGGGTGATGGGTATGTCGGCTTGTTTATTCGGATGCTCGGGCTGGATAATGATTCCCTTGATAGAGAGCAGGCAATAGTGGCACTCTGGAAATACTCACTTGGAGGAAAGAAGTATGTCGAAGCCATTATGCAGTTTCCTGGCTGCATAAACCTCATTGTAAACTTGCTGAGGTCAGAGTCTAGTTCTGCGTGTGAAGCTGCTGCCGGCCTTTTAAGGTCGATATCCCTTGTTAATTTGTATAGAGATGTGGTAGCACAGAGTGGAGCAATTGAAGAGATAACCGGGTTGCTAAATCGACCGTCTTTGGATCCTGAG GTGAAGGAACAAGCTATATGTACTTTGTGGAACTTGTCTGTGGATGAGAAGTTCAGAGCGAAAATTGCAAACGGTGATGTCTTGCCGTTACTTGTTAAGTCCGTGGATGATGAGGACGTAAAGGTGAAGGAAGCAGCCGGAGGGGTGTTGGCAAATTTATCATTAAGTCACTTTAGTCACAGCATTATGGTTGAAGCAGGTGTTATACCAAAATTG GCAAAGCTCTTAAGAACTGACGTTGAAGGATCAAAAGTAATTAGAAAGGAGGCAAGAAATGCTTTGTTAGAACTATGTAAGGATGAGTACTATAGAATTCTTGTTGTGGAGGAAGGTCTGGTTCCCGTCCCCATCATTGGTTCAGCTGCTTATAAGTCCTTCAGGCCGGGTTTGTATTCATGGCCTAGTTTACCAGATGGTATGGAGATTGAACAGACTTATAAAACTCCCTCCAGGTTTGGTGCTTCTGAATTACTCCTTGGGTTACATGTTGATGAAAAAAACGCAAATATAGAGGAAGCCAAGATGAATGCGATTGTTGGACGGACACAGCAACAGTTTCTTGCTCGTATTGGGGCCATTGAACTGGAAGATGATAAAAAACAGTCTGAATTAACCACCGGTAAACAACTCACACTTTTGCCGTGGACAGATGGTGTGGCTAGATTGGTTTTGATTCTTGGACTTGAAGACGAGTCTGCAATAGCAAGGGCTGCAGAGGCAATTGCTGATGCATCTATCAATGAACATATACGGATAGCATTCAGAGAAGCTGGGGCAGTTAACCTTTTAGTACAGCTTCTAGACAGTAAGAATAATGCCATCGTACTGGCGGCAGTTCGAGCACTAGAGAGGTTGTCTGTCAG TAATGTTGTATGCCAGTTAATTGAAGCTGAAGGTGTTAGGGATCCTTTGGTTAATCTTTTAAAGCAGCCACAGATGTCTGACATCTTGATGGAAAAG GCGTTGGATATTCTTGCCCGGATCTCAGATCCTAATAAAGAAATGAAGTCAAAG TTTTATGATGGACCACGAAATGGATCAAAAAAGGGATCGGATGCAGCTAGGGGTCCTAATGGTTCCACGGGAATAACTGGAGATATAGCTAATATGTCCATGACAAAAACTAATACCAG CAAAAATGTGCTTGACTCTGGGGTTATTGCTCGCCTTGTTGAGACATTAAAGACCCCAACCCCGAGTTTGCAAACAAAAGCTACTTCTATCCTTGAGTTCTACGCAGTTATTGACCCAAGCATGGACACCATCATTTCAGCGGATATTGAATCTGGTTTAGATGTTGTTTTCCAGCAAAAGATTCTTGAAG ACACGGAATCAGAAGTATATAATCAACAGCCAGAAAAATACGCCCTTGAAGTTGAAGAAGCTGGTCATGCTATATCAGCAGCATCCCGGTTATTTACAAAACTGCTCGACTCTAAGAAGTTCTGCCAAAAAATAGATTCCGCGCATTTCACCAAATTGCTCAGTGATATCCTGAAGTCTAATATCCCCCTTCACAACAAAGATTGGGTTGCTGCTTGTTTGGTGAAACTTGGTTCTCTTTCTGGTCCCAGACTAGATTTCGAGGACCCAATCAACATGGAAGTAACTCTCCACGAGACCATTCCGAGACTCATGGAGCAGTTAAATACCTCATTCTTTCTAGAAGAAAAGGAAGCTGCAGTTCTGGAACTCAACAGAATAATCTCTGAAGGGGTGGTTGATTCCACTCAAGCCATTGCTTCCCAAGGAGGTATATTTCCTTTGGTCGAACTGATTGAACAAGGGAGTGAGAGGGCCGTTGAAGCATGCTTGGCGATACTTTATAATCTCAGCATGGACAGTGAGAACCATTCGGCAATTATAGCTGCTGGAGCAGTTCCCGTTTTGAAGAGAATTGTCCTAGCACAAAGACCACAGTGGAATCGGGCACTTCATTTGCTGAGGACTCTACCTACATAA
- the LOC126607677 gene encoding NAD(P)H-quinone oxidoreductase subunit L, chloroplastic isoform X1 produces the protein MSCSFSFQIPQALPSLGRSRRSSSLPIASQHRQPNNVDPQKTVGSISQKPIDCFHLKKSNLAIQVGAVLATQIEQPAFAVTGINYEEDLTWVLIQSGVVAFWYFLIMPPIIMNWLRIRWYKRNLLEMYFQFMFVFLFFPGVILWAPFLNFRKFPRDPSMKYPWSKPDDPDQIKAGFLKYPFAEPEEYS, from the exons ATGAGCTGCTCATTCAGCTTCCAAATCCCCCAGGCGCTGCCTTCTCTCGGCCGTTCCCGGCGTTCTTCTTCTCTCCCAATCGCCTCTCAACACAGACAGCCCAACAATGTCGATCCTCAAAAG ACAGTCGGAAGCATCAGTCAAAAGCCGATTGACTGTTTCCACCTGAAGAAATCGAACTTGGCAATTCAAGTTGGAGCAGTTTTGGCCACC CAGATTGAGCAGCCTGCATTTGCCGTCACCGGAATCAACTACGAGGAAGATTTGACATGGGTTTTAATACAGTCCGGAGTTGTTGCCTTCTGGTACTTCCTTATCATGCCG CCAATCATCATGAACTGGCTTCGGATTAGGTGGTACAAGAGAAATCTCCTAGAGATGTACTTTCAGTTCATGTTTGTCTTCTTATTCTTTCCTGG AGTAATACTTTGGGCACCATTTCTGAACTTCAGGAAGTTCCCTCGAGATCCATCCATGAAGTACCCTTGGTCGAAGCCAGACGACCCTGACCAAATAAAAGCTGGGTTTCTAAAGTACCCATTTGCAGAACCTGAAGAGTACTCGTAG
- the LOC126607677 gene encoding NAD(P)H-quinone oxidoreductase subunit L, chloroplastic isoform X2, giving the protein MSCSFSFQIPQALPSLGRSRRSSSLPIASQHRQPNNVDPQKTVGSISQKPIDCFHLKKSNLAIQVGAVLATIEQPAFAVTGINYEEDLTWVLIQSGVVAFWYFLIMPPIIMNWLRIRWYKRNLLEMYFQFMFVFLFFPGVILWAPFLNFRKFPRDPSMKYPWSKPDDPDQIKAGFLKYPFAEPEEYS; this is encoded by the exons ATGAGCTGCTCATTCAGCTTCCAAATCCCCCAGGCGCTGCCTTCTCTCGGCCGTTCCCGGCGTTCTTCTTCTCTCCCAATCGCCTCTCAACACAGACAGCCCAACAATGTCGATCCTCAAAAG ACAGTCGGAAGCATCAGTCAAAAGCCGATTGACTGTTTCCACCTGAAGAAATCGAACTTGGCAATTCAAGTTGGAGCAGTTTTGGCCACC ATTGAGCAGCCTGCATTTGCCGTCACCGGAATCAACTACGAGGAAGATTTGACATGGGTTTTAATACAGTCCGGAGTTGTTGCCTTCTGGTACTTCCTTATCATGCCG CCAATCATCATGAACTGGCTTCGGATTAGGTGGTACAAGAGAAATCTCCTAGAGATGTACTTTCAGTTCATGTTTGTCTTCTTATTCTTTCCTGG AGTAATACTTTGGGCACCATTTCTGAACTTCAGGAAGTTCCCTCGAGATCCATCCATGAAGTACCCTTGGTCGAAGCCAGACGACCCTGACCAAATAAAAGCTGGGTTTCTAAAGTACCCATTTGCAGAACCTGAAGAGTACTCGTAG